From one Peromyscus maniculatus bairdii isolate BWxNUB_F1_BW_parent chromosome 17, HU_Pman_BW_mat_3.1, whole genome shotgun sequence genomic stretch:
- the LOC102908692 gene encoding uncharacterized protein LOC102908692 isoform X2: MVETYTNLTAVGYSWEDHNMEEHCQSSQRQRRYKRSNTGEKPCEYTQCVKSVAYHSSLQIHKGTHTEEKPYECNQCGKAFAHHSHLQIHKRTHTREKPYECNQCGNAFAFHSLLQIHRRKHAGETPHKCNQWIKAFSQHSYFQIHKRTHTVEKPYECNPCGKAFAYQNIFQEHEIFHIEAKLYEGIQYGESFAHHSHLKICKETHTGKKPYECNQFSKVFAHCSHLQTHSGEKPYECNQCGKTFARDSHLQIHKRTHTREKPYECDQCGKTFVHHTYLQIHKRTHTGEKPYECNQCGKTFAYQNILRRHERIHTEVRPHEGIQYCEAFAHHSHLRIHKKTYTRKKPYECNQCGKAFARRVHLQTHERSHSGEKPYECDQCGKTFANDYHLRIHKRIHTGEKPYECDQCSKTFARHSHLQIHKRTHTGEKPYKCNQCDKSYSQHSYLQIHERTHTGEKPYECIQCGKAFVSQRRLQIHKRMHTGEKPYECKQCDKAFSCHSNFQRHKKIHTREKSYQCNQCGKAFVHCSSLQIHKRTHSGEKPYECNQCGKAFACHSHLRIHKRTHTGEKPYECKYCGKAFVSHSNLQRHERVHTGENNISIVFSIMK, encoded by the exons atggtgGAGACTTACACTAACCTCACTGCTGTAG GCTACAGTTGGGAAGACCATAATATGgaagaacattgtcaaagttcTCAAAGACAGAgaag GTACAAAAGAAGTaatactggagagaagccctgtgAATATACTCAATGTGTTAAGTCCGTTGCATATCACAGTAGTCTCCAAATACACAAAGGAACACATACTGAAgaaaaaccttatgaatgtaatcagtgtggtaaagcctttgcacatcaTAGTCATCTTcagatacataaaagaacacatactagagagaaaccttatgaatgtaatcaatgtggtaatgCCTTTGCATTTCATAGTCTTCTTCAAATACATAGGAGAAAACATGCTGGAGAGACACCCCACAAATGTAATCAATGGATTAAAGCCTTTTCACAACACAGTTATTTCcagatacataaaagaacacatactgtagaaaaaccctatgaatgtaatccgtgtggtaaagcctttgcatatcaGAATATTTTTCAAGAGCATGAAATATTTCATATTGAAGCAAAACTCTATGAAGGTATTCAGTATGGTGAATCTTTTGCACATCATAGTCAtctcaaaatatgtaaagaaacacatactggaaagaaaccctatgaatgtaaccAATTTAGTAAAGTCTTTGCACATTGTAGTCATCTTCAAACACAtagtggagagaaaccttatgaatgtaatcaatgtggtaaaacctttgcaagagacagtcatcttcaaatacataaaagaacacatactagagagaaaccttatgaatgtgatcaatgtggtaaaacctttgtACATCACACTtatcttcaaatacataaaagaacacatactggagagaaaccttatgaatgtaatcaatgtggtaaaacctttgcaTATCAAAATATTCTTCGAaggcatgaaagaattcatactgaaGTGAGACCACATGAAGGTATTCAATATTGTGAAGCTTTTGCTCATCACAGTCATCTCAGAATACATAAAAAAACATATACTAgaaagaaaccctatgaatgtaatcaatgtggtaaagcctttgcacgtcGTGTTCATCTTCAAACACATGAAAGATCACAtagtggagagaaaccttatgaatgtgatcaatgtggtaaaacctttgcaAATGACTATCATCTTCgaatacataaaagaatacatactggagaaaaaccttatGAATGTGATCAGTGTAGTAAAACCTTTGCACGTCATAgtcatcttcaaatacataaaagaacacatactggagagaaaccctacaaatgtaatcagtGTGATAAATCCTATTCACAACACAGTTATctccaaatacatgaaagaacacatactggagagaaaccttatgaatgtattcaatgtggtaaagcctttgtaagTCAGCGTAgactccaaatacataaaagaatgcatactggtgagaaaccctatgaatgtaagcagtgtgataaagccttttccTGTCACAGTAATTTTCAAAGGcataaaaaaatacatactaGAGAAAAGTCCTatcaatgtaatcaatgtggtaaagcttttgtACATTGCAGtagtctccaaatacataaaagaacacatagtggtgagaaaccctatgaatgcaatcaatgtggtaaGGCCTTTGCATGTCATAGTCATCTtcgaatacataaaagaacacatactggagagaaaccttatgaatgtaaatATTGTGGGAAAGCTTTTGTAAGTCACAGTaatcttcaaagacatgaaagagTTCATACTGGAGAAAACAATATTTCTATTGTTTTCAGCATCATGAAATAA
- the LOC102908692 gene encoding uncharacterized protein LOC102908692 isoform X1, with product MLSDPSYKTSAMDPCIQNTVTYDDVHIDFTWEEWTLLDPSQRNLYKDVMVETYTNLTAVGYSWEDHNMEEHCQSSQRQRRYKRSNTGEKPCEYTQCVKSVAYHSSLQIHKGTHTEEKPYECNQCGKAFAHHSHLQIHKRTHTREKPYECNQCGNAFAFHSLLQIHRRKHAGETPHKCNQWIKAFSQHSYFQIHKRTHTVEKPYECNPCGKAFAYQNIFQEHEIFHIEAKLYEGIQYGESFAHHSHLKICKETHTGKKPYECNQFSKVFAHCSHLQTHSGEKPYECNQCGKTFARDSHLQIHKRTHTREKPYECDQCGKTFVHHTYLQIHKRTHTGEKPYECNQCGKTFAYQNILRRHERIHTEVRPHEGIQYCEAFAHHSHLRIHKKTYTRKKPYECNQCGKAFARRVHLQTHERSHSGEKPYECDQCGKTFANDYHLRIHKRIHTGEKPYECDQCSKTFARHSHLQIHKRTHTGEKPYKCNQCDKSYSQHSYLQIHERTHTGEKPYECIQCGKAFVSQRRLQIHKRMHTGEKPYECKQCDKAFSCHSNFQRHKKIHTREKSYQCNQCGKAFVHCSSLQIHKRTHSGEKPYECNQCGKAFACHSHLRIHKRTHTGEKPYECKYCGKAFVSHSNLQRHERVHTGENNISIVFSIMK from the exons ATGTTGAGCGACCCAAGCTATAAGACATCTGCCATGGACCCCTGCATACAG AATACAGTAACCTATGATGATGTGCATATAGATTTCACTTGGGAAGAGTGGACTTTGCTAGATCCCTCCCAGAggaatctctacaaagatgtgatggtgGAGACTTACACTAACCTCACTGCTGTAG GCTACAGTTGGGAAGACCATAATATGgaagaacattgtcaaagttcTCAAAGACAGAgaag GTACAAAAGAAGTaatactggagagaagccctgtgAATATACTCAATGTGTTAAGTCCGTTGCATATCACAGTAGTCTCCAAATACACAAAGGAACACATACTGAAgaaaaaccttatgaatgtaatcagtgtggtaaagcctttgcacatcaTAGTCATCTTcagatacataaaagaacacatactagagagaaaccttatgaatgtaatcaatgtggtaatgCCTTTGCATTTCATAGTCTTCTTCAAATACATAGGAGAAAACATGCTGGAGAGACACCCCACAAATGTAATCAATGGATTAAAGCCTTTTCACAACACAGTTATTTCcagatacataaaagaacacatactgtagaaaaaccctatgaatgtaatccgtgtggtaaagcctttgcatatcaGAATATTTTTCAAGAGCATGAAATATTTCATATTGAAGCAAAACTCTATGAAGGTATTCAGTATGGTGAATCTTTTGCACATCATAGTCAtctcaaaatatgtaaagaaacacatactggaaagaaaccctatgaatgtaaccAATTTAGTAAAGTCTTTGCACATTGTAGTCATCTTCAAACACAtagtggagagaaaccttatgaatgtaatcaatgtggtaaaacctttgcaagagacagtcatcttcaaatacataaaagaacacatactagagagaaaccttatgaatgtgatcaatgtggtaaaacctttgtACATCACACTtatcttcaaatacataaaagaacacatactggagagaaaccttatgaatgtaatcaatgtggtaaaacctttgcaTATCAAAATATTCTTCGAaggcatgaaagaattcatactgaaGTGAGACCACATGAAGGTATTCAATATTGTGAAGCTTTTGCTCATCACAGTCATCTCAGAATACATAAAAAAACATATACTAgaaagaaaccctatgaatgtaatcaatgtggtaaagcctttgcacgtcGTGTTCATCTTCAAACACATGAAAGATCACAtagtggagagaaaccttatgaatgtgatcaatgtggtaaaacctttgcaAATGACTATCATCTTCgaatacataaaagaatacatactggagaaaaaccttatGAATGTGATCAGTGTAGTAAAACCTTTGCACGTCATAgtcatcttcaaatacataaaagaacacatactggagagaaaccctacaaatgtaatcagtGTGATAAATCCTATTCACAACACAGTTATctccaaatacatgaaagaacacatactggagagaaaccttatgaatgtattcaatgtggtaaagcctttgtaagTCAGCGTAgactccaaatacataaaagaatgcatactggtgagaaaccctatgaatgtaagcagtgtgataaagccttttccTGTCACAGTAATTTTCAAAGGcataaaaaaatacatactaGAGAAAAGTCCTatcaatgtaatcaatgtggtaaagcttttgtACATTGCAGtagtctccaaatacataaaagaacacatagtggtgagaaaccctatgaatgcaatcaatgtggtaaGGCCTTTGCATGTCATAGTCATCTtcgaatacataaaagaacacatactggagagaaaccttatgaatgtaaatATTGTGGGAAAGCTTTTGTAAGTCACAGTaatcttcaaagacatgaaagagTTCATACTGGAGAAAACAATATTTCTATTGTTTTCAGCATCATGAAATAA